A single Triticum dicoccoides isolate Atlit2015 ecotype Zavitan chromosome 2A, WEW_v2.0, whole genome shotgun sequence DNA region contains:
- the LOC119355273 gene encoding uncharacterized protein LOC119355273: MMRHRARSSPSSPLTPSTSMRAKKIFGFSVSLILINLASIMERADENLLPAVYKEVSVAFNVGPTDLGYLNFLMNFLKSIASPLAGILALHYDRPAVLAIGTVFWALSTGAVGVSQHFGQLAFWRAVNGLGLAIVIPALQSFIADSYKDGTRGAGFGLLSLIGAVGGIGGSVVATLMAGKDYWGLPGWRLAFIMVALLSLIIGILVYLYSTDPRRIPGNHLLDDDDYERLHLSNKDVLPPPSIWMDSWVATRSVMKVKTFQIIVLQGIIGSLPWTAIVFFTMWFELIGFDNRSSAALNSLFAIGCASGAFLGGVLADRLSRRYPDSARIMCAQFSAFMGIPFSWILLTVIPQSTDYWLAYAVTLFFMGITISWCATSANNPMFAEVVPPKHRTMIYAFDRAFEGSFASLAAPAVGLVTERIYGYDAKTVNIANGSAEGAYALSRGLLTMMIVPFGVCVLFYSPLYLVFKRDRDNTKVPSFKNQELT, encoded by the exons ATGATGAGGCACAGAGCTCGCTCTTCCCCCAGCTCCCCGCTCACCCCATCCACCAGCATGAG AGCGAAGAAGATATTTGGTTTCTCCGTATCTCTCATCCTCATCAATCTGGCTTCTATCATGGAGCGTGCTGATGAGAATCTTCTCCCAGCAGTTTACAAGGAAGTCAGTGTAGCCTTCAACGTTGGTCCCACCGATCTGGGATACCTTAATTTCCTAATGAACTTTCTGAAGTCGATAGCATCCCCCTTGGCAGGCATCCTTGCTCTTCACTATGATCGGCCAGCGGTGCTTGCAATAGGAACTGTCTTCTGGGCCTTATCAACAGGGGCTGTTGGTGTCAGCCAGCATTTTGGGCAGCTTGCATTCTGGAGAGCTGTGAACGGCCTTGGACTTGCCATTGTAATACCGGCGCTTCAATCGTTCATAGCAGATAGCTACAAAGACGGCACGCGTGGTGCTGGGTTTGGTCTGTTAAGTCTCATCGGTGCAGTAGGAGGCATAGGTGGTAGTGTTGTGGCCACACTCATGGCTGGGAAGGACTACTGGGGGTTGCCTGGGTGGCGTCTTGCGTTTATTATGGTTGCACTTCTTAGCTTGATAATTGGCATTCTTGTGTACCTGTATTCCACTGATCCGAGAAGAATCCCTGGCAATCATCTTCTAGATGACGACGACTATGAGAG GTTACATTTGTCCAACAAAGATGTTCTTCCTCCGCCCTCTATCTGGATGGATTCTTGGGTAGCAACGAGAAGTGTCATGAAAGTGAAGACATTTCAGATCATTGTGCTGCAAGGGATAATTGGCTCATTGCCCTGGACGGCCATAGTTTTCTTCACCATGTGGTTCGAACTCATCG GTTTTGACAACAGGAGCTCCGCAGCACTGAACAGCCTATTCGCCATCGGGTGCGCCAGTGGAGCTTTCCTCGGCGGCGTGCTAGCGGACCGGCTGTCGCGGCGCTACCCCGATTCCGCGCGcatcatgtgcgcccagttcagcgCCTTCATGGGCATCCCGTTCTCGTGGATCCTCCTCACGGTCATCCCACAATCCACCGACTACTGGCTCGCCTACGCCGTCACGCTCTTCTTCATGGGCATCACCATCAGCTGGTGCGCCACCTCGGCGAACAACCCCATGTTCGCCGAGGTAGTCCCTCCCAAGCACCGCACCATGATCTACGCCTTCGACCGCGCATTCGAGGGCTCGTTCGCTTCACTGGCCGCCCCTGCTGTTGGCTTGGTCACCGAGAGGATATACGGCTACGACGCCAAGACTGTGAACATCGCCAACGGGTCGGCGGAAGGAGCGTATGCGTTGTCAAGGGGACTGCTCACCATGATGATCGTTCCTTTTGGTGTCTGTGTCCTGTTCTACAGCCCTTTGTACCTTGTGTTCAAGCGCGACAGAGACAATACCAAGGTCCCCAGTTTCAAGAACCAGGAGCTAACCTGA